The following coding sequences lie in one Lolium perenne isolate Kyuss_39 chromosome 2, Kyuss_2.0, whole genome shotgun sequence genomic window:
- the LOC127328803 gene encoding uncharacterized protein, with the protein MGRGGGVMESKAVVLTLLLCLSRAAVGAWARPVANKGKHANEEMFLLIKKHFGKGLGGGGGLGGGYGKGAGLGGGGGGLGGGGGYGGGGGPSGGFGKGGGLGGGFGKGGGGIGGGIGKGGGLGGGIGHGIGGGFGKGGGLGGGIGKGGGLGGGIGKGGGLGGSIGKGGGLGGGIGHGIGGGFGKGKNLGWVHIRKGRREN; encoded by the exons ATGGGTAGAGGAGGTGGCGTGATGGAGAGTAAGGCAGTGGTGCTCACCCTGCTGCTCTGCCTGAGCAGAGCCGCCGTGGGCGCGTGGGCGAGGCCCGTGGCAAACAAGGGAAAGCACGCCAACGAGGAGATGTTCCTCTTGATCAAGAAGCACTTCGGCAAggggcttggaggaggtggtgggcTCGGTGGAGGGTATGGCAAAGGTGCAGGGCTTGGTGGAGGGGGCGGTGGtctcggtggtggtggcggctacGGTGGAGGTGGCGGCCCTAGCGGTGGGTTCGGCAAAGGCGGTGGACTTGGTGGTGGATTTGGCAAAGGTGGTGGAGGTATTGGTGGAGGTATTGGTAAAGGTGGCGGCCTTGGCGGTGGAATAGGCCATGGCATTGGCGGTGGTTTCGGTAAAGGTGGAGGTCTTGGCGGTGGCATCGGCAAAGGTGGAGGTCTTGGGGGTGGCATTGGCAAAGGTGGAGGACTTGGCGGAAGTATTGGAAAAGGTGGCGGTCTTGGTGGTGGAATAGGCCATGGCATTGGTGGTGGTTTTGGTaagggtaaaaacttgggatgggttcatataagaaaag gccggcgggaaaactag